The Acidipropionibacterium virtanenii DNA segment CCGGCGGATCGCGGCCGGGCGGCTCGGCCGAGTGTTGTGGCTGGCCCCCGACCCCGAGGGGAGGCGGGTCGCGGCGGTGAGCCATGACGGCCGGATCCTGATCGTCGACGTCGACTCCGAGACGGTGCGCACCGCCGGCCTGTCGCGCTACGGCGAGGCCACCGGGCTGGCCTGGTCGCCCGACGGCCGTTACCTGGCGTGGCGCTCGCCGATGCCCACCGATCCCGAGATGAGGGGGCAGATCGTCGCGGTCGACCTGTCCGAGGGCGCCGAGTCGGTAGCGCTCACCAGGGGCGCCTACGACGACTCCGATCCGGTGTTCACCGCCGACGGCAAGTATCTGGTGATGCTGTCGGCGCGCACCTTCGACCCGAGCTACGACGGCCAGACCTTCGACCTCACCTTCGCCCACACCATCCGGCCATGGTTGGTGCCGCTGGCCGCCGACGAGCCGTCCCCCTTCGGCCCCAGCCCCGAGGGGTGGCGGATCAGCGAGGTGCAGGAGGCTCGTGGCAAGGACGGTGCGGGGGAGAAGCCGGACTCCTCCGAGGAGAATGAGAAGATCACGTGCAGGCTCGACGCCGAGGGCTTCGAGGAGCGGATGGTGCCCTTCCCGGTGGCCTCGGGGGACTACCGGGGGCTGGCCGCCGTCAAGGACGGGCTGGTGTGGATCGAGACCGCCGACCGCGGCGGCGAACTCGGCTCGACCCGCGCCGCGGTGGCCGATGAAGCCCCGGCCGACACCCTGTGGCATTTCGGGCTGGCGGCCCGCAAGGCCGAGCAGATCGCCGAGGCCGTCGACTCCTACTCAGTCTCGGGTGACGGCGAGCGGCTGGTGATACGCCATCGCGACGAGATCACCGTCATCCCCTCCGAGCACAAGACGGAGCCCGACGACCCGGCCCGCGTGACCGTCGACCTGTCGCGGCTGCGCCGGCGCATCGAGCCGCGCGCCGAATGGCGCCAGATGTTCGAGGAGAACGGCCGGCTGATGGCCTCCCACTACTGGCGCGAGGACATGAACGGCACCGACTGGCAGGCGGTGCTGGACTCCTACCGGCCCACCCTGGACAGGCTGTTGAGCGTCGACGATCTCTATGACGTGCTGTGGGAGACGGTCGCCGAGCTCAACACCTCCCACTCCTATGTGATGCCGGCCGGAGCCGTCGGAGACCCGTCCCATCGGGCGGGCCGGCTCGGCGCCGATCTGGGGCCCTCCACCGACCGGGGGGCGACAGTGCTGCGGGTCGTGCCGGGCGAGTCCTCGGATCCGCGGGCCTGGTCCCCGCTGCGGGCGGCCGGGGTGGCGGTGCGCGACGGCGACACCATCGTCGCGGTCGACGGCCAGCAGGTGGCTCCCGCTCTCACCGTCGAAGAGCTGCTGGAGGGTTCGGCCGGACGCACCGTGGAACTGACGGTGCGACCCACCGGCGCGGTGTCGGACTCGAAGCAGGGCCCGGAAGCGGCGCTGCGCCGGGTGGCGGTGGTCCCGATGACCGACGAGGCGGTGCTGCGGTACCACGACTGGGTCGCATCGCGGCGCCACTACGTCGATGAGCATTCCGGCGGCAGGATCGGATATCTCCATGTGCCCGACATGGTCGCCGACGGCTGGGCCGAGCTGCACCGCCAGATCGCCGAGGCGACCCGCCACGAGGCAGTCATCGCCGACGTGCGGTTCAACCACGGCGGGCACACCTCCCAGCTGGTCATCGAGAGGCTCG contains these protein-coding regions:
- a CDS encoding S41 family peptidase translates to MASGYLRYPDVHGDLVVFCADDDLWLAPLEGGRASRITTDQVPVRNPRFSPSGARLAWTSTAARRPEAFMLDLTTGRTRRLTWLGSANTQVVGWADEDHVVVASPYQRNDTALSWLYTVGVEGRIEELGYGPGMDLAVSPDGAVATVTPNSGDCSRWKRYRGGTAGQIWLRPAGADTALRVLRDGHDDHDGRYAAAGRYSVGWIGGRLIFTSDMGAAVVAGQRTESPGEQAQLWSVDGRGSDLRCHTRHDLAHGYVRDPRTDGETIVYHARGRLYAMAGLDAEPVEIPVELGIDAPAPVWVEPTDRLERIVADHGGDGSLVEWRGAAYYLTHRSGPARALSAEQGVRIREPRSLGETGKGVWASDHDGEDCLEIAPLDGTGPIRRIAAGRLGRVLWLAPDPEGRRVAAVSHDGRILIVDVDSETVRTAGLSRYGEATGLAWSPDGRYLAWRSPMPTDPEMRGQIVAVDLSEGAESVALTRGAYDDSDPVFTADGKYLVMLSARTFDPSYDGQTFDLTFAHTIRPWLVPLAADEPSPFGPSPEGWRISEVQEARGKDGAGEKPDSSEENEKITCRLDAEGFEERMVPFPVASGDYRGLAAVKDGLVWIETADRGGELGSTRAAVADEAPADTLWHFGLAARKAEQIAEAVDSYSVSGDGERLVIRHRDEITVIPSEHKTEPDDPARVTVDLSRLRRRIEPRAEWRQMFEENGRLMASHYWREDMNGTDWQAVLDSYRPTLDRLLSVDDLYDVLWETVAELNTSHSYVMPAGAVGDPSHRAGRLGADLGPSTDRGATVLRVVPGESSDPRAWSPLRAAGVAVRDGDTIVAVDGQQVAPALTVEELLEGSAGRTVELTVRPTGAVSDSKQGPEAALRRVAVVPMTDEAVLRYHDWVASRRHYVDEHSGGRIGYLHVPDMVADGWAELHRQIAEATRHEAVIADVRFNHGGHTSQLVIERLARRVIGWDFARWNAEPTSYPQNAVRGPIVLVTNQWAGSDGDIVSAATQALGFAPVVGERSWGGVIGIDGRFDLVDGTGVTQPRYAGWYGGYGWGVENHGVDPDIEVTVTPEDWESDRDVQLDAAITECLRRLDEHPAAVPPQFPPPAFGR